In one Lachnospiraceae bacterium GAM79 genomic region, the following are encoded:
- a CDS encoding immunity 17 family protein: protein MNSEQVTAFLQEHWYIASVLIGAVILIGAIRNWNWLCNPTGTRDAHRHSRGYRRVVFFLLGVLLIVVSIWGFVLKLK from the coding sequence ATGAACAGCGAACAGGTCACAGCATTTTTGCAAGAGCATTGGTATATTGCCTCGGTGCTCATCGGGGCCGTGATTTTAATTGGAGCGATCCGCAACTGGAACTGGCTCTGCAATCCCACTGGTACGCGAGATGCCCACCGCCACAGCAGAGGATACCGGCGGGTGGTGTTCTTCCTGCTGGGTGTCCTCCTGATCGTAGTGAGCATCTGGGGATTTGTACTGAAATTGAAATAG